Proteins encoded by one window of Anopheles maculipalpis chromosome 2RL, idAnoMacuDA_375_x, whole genome shotgun sequence:
- the LOC126559087 gene encoding DNA polymerase zeta subunit 2: MSSAADKREIDVIVEMMEIYINSILYKRKLYPEAIFRIRKAYNMPVYISIYTALNDYIAQTLRAARELITNRKMRRLEVIIFKEQENPLESYVFELNYDGTASGLASDENLSAFEEELRKSLLSLDARMRDLKKLTESVDLKFKILLHTTQSAYVKLGADARLQSFPFVQEKTVADVDEMSKIQLLPVLQTSCVGVNVFVEEYSAA; encoded by the exons ATGTCGTCCGCTGCCGATAAACGAG AGATCGACGTCATCGTAGAGATGATGGAAATTTACATCAACTCGATCCTTTACAAGCGCAAACTCTATCCAGAGGCAATCTTTCGCATTCGCAAGGCGTACAACATGCCCGTGTACATTTCAATATACACCGCCTTAAACGATTACATTGCCCAAACGCTAAGGGCGGCCCGGGAGCTGATAACAAACCGCAAGATGCGTCGTTTGGAGGTCATCATTTTTAAGGAGCAAGAAAATCCTCTCGAAAGCTACGTGTTTGAGCTGAACTACGACGGTACAGCATCTGGGTTGGCCAGCGATGAAAATCTAAGCGCATTCGAGGAAGAGCTTCGCAAATCATTGCTATCGTTAGATGCGCGGATGAGGGATTTAAAAAAGCTGACCGAAAGTGTAgatttaaagtttaaaatattacTGCACACAACGCAATCGGCGTACGTGAAGCTTGGGGCCGATGCCCGGCTGCAGAGCTTTCCATTTGTGCAGGAAAAGACTGTTGCGGATGTGGATGAAATGTCCAAAATTCAGCTGCTGCCGGTACTGCAGACATCGTGTGTTGGCGTTAATGTGTTTGTGGAGGAATACAGTGCGGCGTGA